From the genome of Streptacidiphilus sp. PB12-B1b:
GCGGCCGGGGTGCTGATCGCCAACGAGTGGCTGGACAACGTCCCGGTGGACGTGGCCGAGGTGGACGAGGACGGGGTGGTCCGGCTGGTGCTGGTGGATCCGGCCACCGGCGAGGAGCGGCTGGGCGATCCGGTCGGCGGCGGGCACGGGCGGTGGCTGGAGCGTTGGTGGCCGCTGTCCGGTGCCCGGCCGGGCGCCGCCCGGGCGGACGCACCGCAGGGCGGGGCCGCTCCGGAGCCGGGCTTCCGGGCGGAGATCGGGCTGCCGCGCGACACCGCCTGGGCGGAGGCGGTCGGCTCGCTGGGCCGGGGGGTGGCGGTGGCCGTGGACTACGCGCACCACGCCGCCGACCGGCCGCCCTTCGGCAGCCTCGCCGCCTTCCGCGAGGGGCGCGAGGTGCGGCCGGTCCCGGACGGCAGCTGCGACCTGACCTCGCACGTCGCCCTGGACGCCTGCCTGGCGGCGGCCGTCCAGGCCCATGGCGGGCGGATTGTCCACAGCCTGTGGACGACGCAGCGCGCGGCGCTGCGGCTGCTCGGCGTCAGCGGGGCCCGCCCGCCGCTGGAACTGGCGTCCGCCGACCCGGCCGGGTACGTCCGGGCGCTGGCGGCGGCCGGGCAG
Proteins encoded in this window:
- a CDS encoding SAM-dependent methyltransferase, translating into MAMIGWRDATQAALYGPGGFFRQPVGPAGHFRTSVHASPLFAAALLELVRQVDEGLGRPAELVVTDVGAGRGELLLALGERARALDPGLAARLTLRAVELADRPDRLPGWIGWSDRIEPAAAGVLIANEWLDNVPVDVAEVDEDGVVRLVLVDPATGEERLGDPVGGGHGRWLERWWPLSGARPGAARADAPQGGAAPEPGFRAEIGLPRDTAWAEAVGSLGRGVAVAVDYAHHAADRPPFGSLAAFREGREVRPVPDGSCDLTSHVALDACLAAAVQAHGGRIVHSLWTTQRAALRLLGVSGARPPLELASADPAGYVRALAAAGQAAELTEPGGLGSFVWAVQSVGTAALPEEWHGLGDDRLWDHDE